Part of the Micromonospora rhizosphaerae genome is shown below.
CTCCCCCGTGCGCCGTTTGGCACCCACAGGCTAATCGCACGGGTCAATCGATAGAGGTTGCTGTCGGATTGACGGCGTTCGACAAAATCAGCAAAGCTGATCGAACCCCGCGACGGGGTCAACGTGAGTTTCGGTTACAGGCTGCGGAGGGCGTCGATGCGTACGGCATCGGGGTCGACCTGGAGGTAGCGCAACCAGGGGCCGTTGCGTTCTCGAGCGTGGGGTTTCTGAGCTGGGTTTGTGTGGGATGAGTGGCCTCTGTGGAGGCGGACGGGGCGGGTGAGATCCGTTAGGTGATCATGGAGTCCTCACGCTCCCATGACACCCTTGAGGACCTCACCCGCGATGTCAGCATGCGCGATCCCGGTACTGTCCGCAGTCACCACCCCCATCGACACGTCAGCGCGTGCGGTGACCGAGGGTGAACAGGCCGGGTTGCTCCAGGCCCTGTCGAGGGTGCCGGATCCCCGCTCACCACGCGTGTGCGTTTTTATAATTGGTCGTCGTCGCTGACCTGGGCGGGTACGACGCGGAGCCGGTAGGTCGGTCATCATCGGCGGCGTCCCCATGTGCTTGATCTACCTGATGTTCTGCCGCTTGATCCAGTGGCTGGTTTTGCTCGCTCGATCGGACGCTGTCAAGGATGCGGAGATCCTCGTCCTGCGTCACGAGAACGCGATCCTGCGCCGCACAAACCCCAACCCGCGCTTGAACTGGACCGAACGAGCGGTCTTGGCGGCCCTGGCCCGGCAGCTCCCGAAAACGCTGAGGTGGCATCGGCTGGTCACTCCCGAGACGCTGCTGCGATCGCACCGCCGGCTGGTGGCCCGACACTGGACCTACCCTCACCTCGGCCGCCCACCGGTCGATTCGACGATCGTGGACCTCGTGGTGCGGATGGCCCGAGACAACCCCGGCTGGGCTAGCAGCGCATCCAGGGAGAGCTGCTTGGCTTGGGCTATCGGGTCAGCGCCGCCACGATCCGCCGGATCCTCAAGCGGCTGCGCATACCGCCGGCACCGGTCCGTCGCGATCACACGACCTGGCGCCGGTTCCTACGCGCCCAGGCGTCCACGATGCTGTGCTGCGACTTCTTCCATGTCGACTGCGCGGTGACCCTGACCCGCGAAAGGTGTTCTCGCGGTGCCAGGTGAAGTAGGCAGCGCTACGGGTGGTGTGGGCGCTTGCTCGCCGCCCTGCCAGCAGTGCCAGCCGTTCATCTAGCCCCGGCAGATGTCCCGGCTCGTCGGCGACGATCACGCGCCCGGTGGGGTCAACGGCGATGTATCCAGCCTCGAACGACGCTGGTCGCGAGCACAAGAACAGGTCAAGGTATCTCGGCTGTCGATCACCGTCCCTGCGGGCCGCCCGTAAGCGCCTACGGCTCTAGTTGAGTGCTGTTCGATGCAGTTCAGCACCGGTCTGGGCCCTCCACTGCCCCCAGCCGGCTACCGCAGTCCGGTGGTAATCGTCCCGCGATTGCTCGGCCTGTTGGCGGGGCGCCGGGCGCCGGGCGGGACCGTTCCCGCTACACGGCGAGAACCATAACTCGCTCATGGGTCAGGTCCTCCATCGCCGAACGCACACCCTCTCGGCCGACGCCGGACTCCTTGACCCCGCCGTAAGGCATCTGGTCGGCGCGGTAGCTGGGCACGTCACCGACGATGATGCCACCGACCTCCAGCTCGGCCTGCGCCCACATGGCGACGCGGATGTCGTGGGTGAAGATGCCCGCTTGCAGCCCGTACCGTGAGTCGTTGACGGCGACGAACGCGGCGTCGACTCCGTCGATGGTGGTGACGGTGAGCACTGGGCCGAAGATTTCCTCCTTGGACACCTTGACATGCGGCGGCACATCGGCGAGCACGGTCGGAGCAAAGGCGCTGTTGTCCCGCACGCCACCGGTCAAGAGCGTCGCGCCGGCTGCCACCGCCTCCCCCACCCACGCCTCGACCCGCTCGGCGGCGACGACGTCGATCAGCGGGCCGACGTCGGTGGTCTCGTCCCACGGGTCACCGACCCGAAGTGCCCGCACGGCGGCGACGAGCCGATCGGCGAATGGGCCGGCCAGCGTCCGGTCGACGAAGACCCGCTGAACGGAGATGCACGACTGCCCGGCTTGGTAGTTGGCGAAAGTCGCGATACGCGAGGCGGCCCAGTCAAGGTCGGCGTCGCTGGCCCAGTCCGCGCAGACCACCGCCGCCGCGTTGCCGCCGAGTTCGAGGGTGACGTGCTTGCGCGGGACCGCGTCGCGAATCCCCCAGCCGACCGGCCCCGAGCCGGTGAAGGACACCACCGGAAGCCGCGGGTCGGCGACCAGGTCGCCGGCGCGTTCGTTGGGCACGACGACGACCGAGACCATGCCCGACGGAAGCTCGGTTTCGGCGAACAGCTCCCCCAGCAGCAGCGCCGACAGGGGCGTCTTCGGGGCCGGTTTGACGACGATCGGCGCGCCCACGGCGACAGCCGGGGCCAGCTTGTGCGCGACGAGGTTCAGTGGCGCCGTTGCATTGTGGTATCGGCGGACGTGTCGAACCGGTATCGAATCCGCGGTCAGATCGCCTGGGCGAGTTCGGTGAACGCCGCAGCGACCCGCGTAGCCGGTGGGGCGTCGATTCCGAGTTCGTAGTGGCCGCGTCGTAGGTTCTGCATGAAGGCGTGTCCGGCGATGATCACCTGCGCTGTCGTGTCGGTCCGCAGCCCGCGCATCGGTCTTAACCGCTGTTTGAGCCGGCTGTGATCGGCCTCGATCGGATTATTGGCGTACCGCTCGACGTGGTGCCACGCGGACGGGATCAGCTCGTCAAGCACGCCCGGGTAGACCGCGGCGGCGTCGGTGACCACCTCGCTGGGTGTCACCTTAAGCGCGGCCAGGGCACGACGGAAGAACCGCCGGGCCGCATCAGCGTCCCGGCGGGCCGAGACCAGCACGTCGATGACCTGCCCATACTGGTCAACTGCCCGGTACACGTACCGCCACACGCCGTTGACCTTGACGTACGTCTCGTCAACGAACCATCGATCACCCGGTGAGTGGCGACAGAATCGGGCCGCGTCGGCCAGCAGCGTCGTGAAGCGTTGCACCCACCGGTAGACGGTGACGTGGTCGACCTCGACGCCGCGTTCGACCAGCAGTTCCTCCACATCGCGGTAGGACAGGTTGTAGCGCAGGTACCAGCGGACCGCGACCACGATCACCTCGGCCGGGAACCGGAACCCGCCGAACGCCGACTTCGGCGGCAGGCAGGGGCGAGGACGGGTTGATGGCTTCACCGGTCAAGCCTGCCTCGATCTTGCTAACGCTCAATGCAACGGAGCCCTTTGCTGGGCCGGATTGTCCAGGAGACGTATCCGGTTGTAGGGGCGATGATGTCGGCGCTGGTGATCTACCTTGATGCGAACGACGCCGGCCCAGGCTTCTATCAGCTCGCGCGGGACATGGGTTTACTCCACAAGGGTGCCTGGAAGCAGGCTCGAGAGGCGTTGTGGATCCAGCAGGTGCGAGGGACCTTTGACCACTTCCGTGCGGGTGGCCGGCTTTGAGCTCGAGCCGGGCGACGCCGGCTCTCGCGTGGAGCGGTTGGCTTCCGCTGGGCGACCGGCCCGTTCGCCTGCAGGTGCCGCAAGGCCCGGGGCTGTACCAGGTGAGGCGCATCGGTGACAGCGCCCTCGCCTACGTCGGGCAGACCGCTGAGCTGCGACGCCGACTCGGTCAGCTATGCGTGCTTTATCGCGATGAGATGCCGTACAACGACCCGCATACGGCCGCTCCCTGCCTCTGGGTCATGCGCAACGCCGAGGGCGCCAAGTTCGAGTTCTCCATCGCGGAGTTCGCCGGCGACGTCAGGGAACGCAAGATGGCGGAGTGTGTGGTGCTTTCGCAACACCGAACGCGATTCGGTCGCTCGCCGACGGCCAACTTCGGACGCATGCCGGACGGGTGGGTCAAGTCCACCGGTAACACCGCAGCGCTCGTGAGGGCAGGCCGCCGAGCACGCGGTTACCAGGACTCCCGCGCCTCCAGGCCTGCCGACCAAAACCCGGTCCTTGACCTTGGTCGGGCTCCGACGGCGTGTGACTGGGCGCAGCTTCCCTGGAGCTCCTGGAGTTCCGGGCCGGTGGCGGAGCCGATGGTGGGCGTCTACCGGATCCGCCGACCCGGCCAGACGCGCCTCGTGTACATCGGTCAAGGGCTGATCCGGGCACGACTGGCCGCTCATGCCGCCAAGAGTCAGCTTGAAGGCCACCGGCAGGGCGCCGCCTTCAGCCAGCCCCTCGAAAGCTCCTGGGCAGGCTTGCCGGGCTGCTCCCCCACACAACTGCTCGAGATCGAGTGCGACCTAATCGCAAGTCACGCCCTCACAACAGGATTCGCGCCAGAGGCTCAATTTCTGGGGTGACTGAGGGTCGCCTCCAGCCCAACCGGTCGATGCGCCGCGACCACTTCAGGACCGCCGAAGAGGTCTCCGAGCAAGAAGCCCTGGTCAGGAGGTTGCTGGTGGGATTCGAGTCTCAGCTCCCGGGATCCATACCGCCAGCAGCACGGCCGGCCCCAGAGCCCTACGTCGATGCCGCAGACTTTCTTGAGTGGCGTCAGCGGGCTCCACGACGACAGCCGGCACCGACCAGGCGGGGAGCAGCGAAGGCTGACCTCTTCGGTCTTCTGGGAGCTCATGCCGGCCCGCTCGCCCGCATCGTCGCAGGTCAGCCGACGCTTCGGCACCTGGGGTCGGTGACCACTTCGGACGCGGTGACCACTCCGCCAAGCTGCTCCCAATCTGCACCCACAGGCAAGGTCAGACCCCCCAGCGGCTCCTTACGGCTCTGAACAGGTCCGGCTAAGACGATACGAACAGCTCAGCCAAGCTGCGGGCGGTTCAGCGCGATTGGGAGCGACCCGCTGCTCTCAACCTGCTCCCCCGCCCCTACTTCGCCAGGGCAGATGTCTGAGGCGAATTGAGCGTCGCACGGCTGGAGTGTGATCCCAGGCCACGGGACGTCGGGCGGCTCGGGCATGGACTCATTCGCTCATGTCGGAGGACATGTCCAGGTCCTTACTGCACCTCACTGCGGGGTGCGGTCACTTCGTCGACCAGCTCGATGAGATGGCGGTAGGTGTGCCCGACCGCCCGCGACATGCCTACCTCGCAGGTCCGGTTGCACGATACGTAGGCGGCCGCCGGCGTTCCGGCCACATCATCAGCTTCCGATGCCGTTGCTGACGCTGTCAGTTCGGGATGGAGAAGGCCCCGGTCGCCAGCGAACGCGCAGCAGCTCCAGTCTTCCGACACTCGTACCGTGGTCGCCACGACGTTCGCCAGGCGGCTCAACGTGTCGTTGATGCCCAGCCGGGTCGATGAGCAGGTCGGGTGCAGCGCCAGGGAGTCGAGGCGGCTGGTAACGGCGAGGCGCGGCAGCAGTTGGGCGTGGACGAAGCTGACTGCGTCGACGACGCGGAGTTGGCCATGGCCAGCCGGGTCGGAGAGCAACTGCTCAAGACCCTCGGTGCAGGACGACGCGTCGCATACGATCGGCAGGTCACCATTTCGGCTGGCGGCGAGCAGGACCGGCACGACTCTGGCACGCATCTGTTCGTACCCGTCGGTGAACCCCTTCGACTGCCAGGGGGTTGCGCAGCACAAGGAGTCGAGCCCGGCGGGGACCACCATCTCGACGCCCGCCTTGCGGCATAGCGAAAGGAAGGCACGGGACGCGCCGGGGGCGCCGTCGGGCGGCCCGAAGATCGATCCGGTGCACGCGGCGAAGAATACGGCGCTGGCGTGGAGCGGCGCGGAAGCCGCCGGTCGCCGCTGGCCGCCGCTGGGCAGGTCAGGTGTCCACAGTGGGATGGTGTCGGCGCCGAGCAGCGCGCGACCCGCCTGGCTCGCTCGCGTGGTTACGTTGGGCAGCCGGGACGCGAGGGTGAGCGCCGACGCGGCCGCCCGGGTGGCACCATGCCAGTGGCGCGCCGCCGTCCGCCACGCCCATTGCTCCCCCGGGCCGGTGCGCTGAGCACGCAGCCGCTTGACTACGTCGCCCGTGTTGATGGACACCGGGCATGACGTCTGGCACATCCCGTCTGCGGCGCAGGTGTCAATGCCGGCATAGCCGTAGTCGCGTTCCAGTTCGGCCGTCAGCGCCGGGTCGGTCGTGCGTGCGGTGTTGATGGCGCGCAACAGGGTGATGCGCTGGCGGGGCGTGGTGGTCAGATTGCGGCTGGGGCACACCGGCTCGCAGTACCCGCATTCCACGCACCGGTCGATCTGCGGGTCGACCGTCGGCGTCACCTTCAGATGCCGCAGGTGGGTCTGCGGATCGTCGCTGATCACCACACCGGGGTTGAGGAGACCGGCTGGGTCGCAGAGCCGCTTGATCTCGCGCATGACCTCGTACAGTGCGTCGCCGTACTGCCGCCGCACGTATGGTGCCATTACCCGTCCGGTGCCGTGCTCGGCCTTGAGGGTGCCGCCCTCGGCGAGGACGAGGTCCACCATCTCCTCGGTGAACCTGGCGTACCGGTCGACCTGGCCACGCTCGGCGAACCGCTCGGTGAGCATGAAGTGGATGTTGCCGTCCCTGGCGTGGCCGAAGATGACGCTGCCCTCGTAGCCGCGCCGGGCCAACAACGCGGTCAGCTCTTCGCAGGTGCGCGACAGGGCCTGCACCGGCACCGCGATGTCCTCCAGCAGCGCCGTCGTTCCCGGCGGCCGGGTCCCGGCGACTGCCGCGTACAGGCCCTTGCGCAGCCGCCACAGCCGACGACGGGCGGCGGCGTCCGATGACAAGGCGGCGGATCTGGCCAGTGGGAGGCCGCCGATGGCCGGATCCGCCTGGGCGCGACGCTGCACCAGCGCCTCGGCGGAGGCCTCCTGGTACTCGACGAGCAGCGCCGCGTGCCGGTCGATCGTCAACGACCGCAGGAGCGGGTCGACGGTCGGATCGGACTGCGCGACGCGCAGCGAGGCCCGGTCGAGCAGTTCGAGGGCCACTGCACCGCTGTCGCGCAGGGCCTCCAGCGCGTCGGTCGCCGCGCGTAGCTCCGGGAAGATCAGCAGCCCGGTCGCGGCGTGCGGCAGTACCGGAACCGTCTCGAAGGTCGCCTCAGCGACGTGAGCGAGGGTGCCTTCGCTGCCGACTATGAGGTGGACCAGAATGTCGATCGCCCGCTCGTAGTCGAGGAGCGCGTTGAGGCCATACCCCATCGTGTTTTTCATCGAGAACTGCAACCGGATGGTGCGGACGGCGTCCGGATCAGCCTTCACCAGCGCCGCCAGCCGTAGCAGTCCCTCGTGGAGATCCGGCTCCCGGGCGTGCAGGTGCGCGTCGGCGTCGTGCGCGGCCGAGTCGATCACGACTCCGCTCGGCAGCACGAACACCATCGACTGGATGGTGCGGTACGTGTTGAACTCGGTGCCGCACGACATGCCGCTGGAGTTATTGGCGATGACGCCGCCGATAGTGCACGCGGTCTCGCTGGCGGGGTCGGGCCCCAGCCGGTACCCCAGCGGTGCGAGCCGGGCGTTGACCTGACGGACGGTGACCCCGGGCTGGACGCGTACCCGGGCGCCCCCGTCCATGACGTCAACGCTGCGGAAGTGGCGTCGAGTATCGACCAGGATGCCATCGGTCACGCCCTGACCGGACAGGCTGGTGCCGCCGGATCGGAACGTGAGCGGGACCCCGGCGGCGGCGCTCGCCCGGAATAGAGACGCGACGTCCGCGCTGTCACGCGCCACCACGACCGCCCGCGGGACGAGCGCGTAATGCGACGCGTCCGACCCATAGGCAATCCGGTCAATGTTGCGGTCTTTGACCTCACCTCCCGGGACGGCTGCCCGGAGCGTGTCCAGCAGCGGTTCGGCAGGTGGCTGAGCGGTGTCCGTATGCATGGATGTCATGGCCGCCTCGTTCGTGGCTGGGACGGTGATTCAGGGCACCGCGACGACGGTCTGCCCCTGCCGGCCCTGGCCGGTGATGCCCAGTTCCACGACGTCACCCGGCTTGAGGTACTCCGGAGTAGGGCGACGCTTGGTGGCGTCCCGGTGTTGATGATGTCGCCTGGGTCGAGCACGACCCTCGCAGGACCGTCGGCGATGGATACGGGCTTGAAGTCACCGGCCGTTACCTCCGGGACATCGATGATCTCACTAACGCCCAGCAGTGGCTGCCCATGTTCGGCACCTGGGGTTCTAATAGGTAGCAGCATCACGGGCCTCCTTCGAATGGGTTGTCGTGGCCGACGGTCGCTTACAGCCGAACGACCGAGGACCGGACCTACCCGACGTGCAGCGACGAGGCGATACGCCGGATCGTCGCGAGCGCGCTCAGCCCGGCGAGCCAGCTCGACCGCGGGTTGGTCGGCGACGGACGGTTGACCAGTTCGACCGTCATGGTGCCGGATTTCGCCTTGACCTTTACCTGGTGGACCGTGAGTGTCGCCGCCGGGTCGGCCACGATGCGCACCTTCACCCGGTCGAGGTCGCCGGCCGCCGTGGCCAACGTGATAGCCACGTTCATGTTCGACGGAAAGCCAGCGATGGCGTCCTGCGCGCTGCCGTCGAAGATCACAATTGCCTCGTGGAGGTGGTCGAGATCGAGGTCGGAGCCGGCAAGGTACGGCGCCTCGCGCAACGCCAATGGATGCTTGCGGGTCGTGATGGCTACCTCGACGTCCCCGCCCTCCATCGCCGCAAGCAGCCCGTCCAGCCCGGCGATCGATCCCGACGGCAGGTACACCCGCCGGCCGGCGGCCACCGCCGCGTGTTCGAGATCGAGGACGAACTGACGGCTCGCCAGCGCCCCGGTACTCATGAGGATGACGTCGGCCCCGGCGGTGAGTAACGGCGGGGCGTACTCCCGAGCCGCTTCGACACCGGCTGCCTCGACAACGAGTCTGGCTCCCATGCCCGGCAGGTCGGACGGCCGGGTCGTGGCCTGGCA
Proteins encoded:
- a CDS encoding IS6 family transposase codes for the protein MPPKSAFGGFRFPAEVIVVAVRWYLRYNLSYRDVEELLVERGVEVDHVTVYRWVQRFTTLLADAARFCRHSPGDRWFVDETYVKVNGVWRYVYRAVDQYGQVIDVLVSARRDADAARRFFRRALAALKVTPSEVVTDAAAVYPGVLDELIPSAWHHVERYANNPIEADHSRLKQRLRPMRGLRTDTTAQVIIAGHAFMQNLRRGHYELGIDAPPATRVAAAFTELAQAI
- a CDS encoding FAD-binding and (Fe-S)-binding domain-containing protein → MTSMHTDTAQPPAEPLLDTLRAAVPGGEVKDRNIDRIAYGSDASHYALVPRAVVVARDSADVASLFRASAAAGVPLTFRSGGTSLSGQGVTDGILVDTRRHFRSVDVMDGGARVRVQPGVTVRQVNARLAPLGYRLGPDPASETACTIGGVIANNSSGMSCGTEFNTYRTIQSMVFVLPSGVVIDSAAHDADAHLHAREPDLHEGLLRLAALVKADPDAVRTIRLQFSMKNTMGYGLNALLDYERAIDILVHLIVGSEGTLAHVAEATFETVPVLPHAATGLLIFPELRAATDALEALRDSGAVALELLDRASLRVAQSDPTVDPLLRSLTIDRHAALLVEYQEASAEALVQRRAQADPAIGGLPLARSAALSSDAAARRRLWRLRKGLYAAVAGTRPPGTTALLEDIAVPVQALSRTCEELTALLARRGYEGSVIFGHARDGNIHFMLTERFAERGQVDRYARFTEEMVDLVLAEGGTLKAEHGTGRVMAPYVRRQYGDALYEVMREIKRLCDPAGLLNPGVVISDDPQTHLRHLKVTPTVDPQIDRCVECGYCEPVCPSRNLTTTPRQRITLLRAINTARTTDPALTAELERDYGYAGIDTCAADGMCQTSCPVSINTGDVVKRLRAQRTGPGEQWAWRTAARHWHGATRAAASALTLASRLPNVTTRASQAGRALLGADTIPLWTPDLPSGGQRRPAASAPLHASAVFFAACTGSIFGPPDGAPGASRAFLSLCRKAGVEMVVPAGLDSLCCATPWQSKGFTDGYEQMRARVVPVLLAASRNGDLPIVCDASSCTEGLEQLLSDPAGHGQLRVVDAVSFVHAQLLPRLAVTSRLDSLALHPTCSSTRLGINDTLSRLANVVATTVRVSEDWSCCAFAGDRGLLHPELTASATASEADDVAGTPAAAYVSCNRTCEVGMSRAVGHTYRHLIELVDEVTAPRSEVQ
- a CDS encoding aspartate dehydrogenase gives rise to the protein MTGVGVIGTGALGHGIASRLAAGAIPGVTLAAVAGRPESEARLQAFARQWRCQATTRPSDLPGMGARLVVEAAGVEAAREYAPPLLTAGADVILMSTGALASRQFVLDLEHAAVAAGRRVYLPSGSIAGLDGLLAAMEGGDVEVAITTRKHPLALREAPYLAGSDLDLDHLHEAIVIFDGSAQDAIAGFPSNMNVAITLATAAGDLDRVKVRIVADPAATLTVHQVKVKAKSGTMTVELVNRPSPTNPRSSWLAGLSALATIRRIASSLHVG